GGAGCAAGCCTTCGACCTGGGTCGCTACCGGGTTGAGATCGACGCATTGCCGATCACCGGGCTGGATGATGATCTTTCGGCGCTAACCTACAACGAGAACAGCAATACGCTGTTCGGCGTCGTCAATGGCAACGCGCTGATCGTCGAGCTGAGTCTGGACGGCCGGTTGCTGCGCAGCATCCGGATCAACGGCGTACAGGATATGGAAGGCCTGACCCATGTGACGGACAATCGTTATGTGATTGCCGAAGAACGCAAGCGGCGCTTGCTGGAAATCGAAATTCCCGACGACGCCGTGGAACTGGATGTGGCCGACGCTCCCAGTCTGACGGTGTCCATGGGTGATCAGGACAACAAAGGTCTGGAAGGTTTGTCCTGGGATGGCAAGCGTCAGCGTCTGATGGTGGTCAAGGAGCGGGATCCGATGCAGGTACTGAGCATCACCGGCTTCGTTGGACAGCCGGATGATGCTTCCATCAGCATCTCCAGCGAATCTGCGCTGCCGGCCGACCGTCTGTTCATGAACGACCTGTCTTCTCTCACTGCGGACAGCCGCAGCGGACATCTGCTTCTGCTCAGCGATGAGTCACACATGGTGGTGGAATACAGTGCCGAAGGTAAGCCCCTGAGTCTGCTGGGTTTGTGGCGCGGCATGAGCGGCCTGAGCCGGACCGTGCCGCAGGCCGAAGGGCTGACCGTCGACAGCCAGCGGCGTATCTATGTGGTCAGCGAGCCGAACCTGTTCTACCGGTTTACGCCGGTCAATCCGTCAGCAGAGAAGCCAGCAGTTCCAGTTCATTCTCGTTGAACACCTGCACCCCGCGGCGGCGCAAAGCGGCCGCGGTCACACCTTCACCGGCAACGCGGTTGCCGGTGAAGGTGCCATCATAGGTTTCCTGATTCCCGCAGGAAGGGCTGCGCGCCTTGAGCACAGCGAACCTGATGCCTTGGCGGCTGACCAGTTCCACCGCAGCGGCAGCACCGGCAAGAAACGCCGCACTGACATCGCGCCCACCCACATCAACCACAGGTAGTAGCCCCTCCAGCACGGCTGCGCCCTGACCGCCGGGGATTTCCGCCGGCGGCCGGGGCGTGGGCAGACCGCCGCTGACTTCCGGGCAGAGCGCCACCACCCGTCCCTGTGCCTGCCAGTGCTGCAGCAGGGAATAAGGACCATGGGCGCTGCCGTCGTAGCGGACCGGCCGCCCCAGCAGGCAACTGCTGACAAGAATCTTCTGCATGATCAATGCATCAACGGGTTGTCCGGCCGGCGCCGGAACCAGCCCACCAGGCTGGCCCGATCACGCTGCGCCTGGAGCACCTCGTGAGGTAGACTGGCGCTCATGAACACCGCCAGGGTGCCTGCCCGTGGCGGCACATCCATCACGCCATCCGGCAGATGCAGACGCAATTCGCCGCCATCACCCGGCTGCCACTGACTATTCAGATACAGAACCACCGAGACGGTGCGCAATGGGCTGTCCTTGAATCTATCCACATGCCGCTGGTAACCGGCACCGGGGGGATACAGTGCATAGTGGGTCTCGAAGTTATCCAGGCCGAGGAACAGGGTTCGATTCAGCACGTGGCGCAATTCCTCCATCGCCCCGATATACGCCGCGGCGGCCGCGTTGGCCGGACAGTCATCCAGCCAGCGGATATGATCCCCTCGCACCTCCGGCAGCACCAGCTGCTCACCGGCCCGCCCTACCGCCGCTGGCTGTAAGGCTTCGCTGGCCCACAAAGAGTGGCAGTTACGCTCCAGCTCACCGATCAGTTCGTCGGGCAATGCACTCTCGGTTATCGACCAGCCGTGCACAGCAAGGCTGTCAGCCACGCAGACCAGACGGTCTGCCGCAGCGGCAGGGAACTCGGGCATCCTATTCATACTCAAATCGGAATAGCGGCATCGCCGTGCCACGGACGTGGCACGGCGGACAAGACCCGGGGTCCCGGGCGCCACATAGTGTAAACGGACCGCCTCTTGCGTAACAGCATTCCATACTGACCCGACCCCATGATTGCGAGGATCCATGCGCCCTTTCCCCCTGTCTTCTCTGTGGTTCATCTTTGCCGCTCTGCTGCTGTGCAGCCTCTATGCCGGCCATGTCAGCGCCAGCCCCGCAGAGCTGTACCAACGCTCCGGCATGGCGCAACACCAACAGCACTTCCAGGCCGCACTGCAGAGCGCTCAGCAGCGCTATGCCGGGCAATTTCCGCCGGCGGTACAGGAAACGCTGGTGCGCAACAGCAGTCAGCGTTTCGAGCCGCAGGGCATGCATGACCGCGCCCAGGCCCGGCTGGCCCTGGCCATGGAGCCGGCAGCTATCCAGCAGGCACTGACCTTCTTCAACAGTCCCCTGGGAAGAAAAATAGTTTCAGCTGAAACCCAGGCCAGCTCCCCAGCATCGGTGGCCACCATGCAGCAAGGCCTGCCAACGCGGCAGTTGAGCGCTGAACGCCACGCCTTGATCGAGCGACTGGGCAGCCGGTTGCCGGCACTGGAATTGGGTGTAGAAGTTTCCATGGCGCTCACCGGGCTGGCGGCGCAGAGCGCCAACGATCTGCTGGGTGGGCTGATGAAGATTCCGCAACAGGGCGGTACTGCCAGTCGCGACCGACTGCGTGAGCAGATGCGCTCCAACCTGCCGGAGACATTGGCCTATATCTACCGCGACCTGAGTGACGACGAACTGACCCGCTTTGCTGAATGGGCCGAGTCCGTCGGCGGGCAGGCCTTCTATCGCGCCACGGAGCAGGCCGTACGCGATGCGCTGAACCCCTGAGCCTATTCAGGGCGCGCTGCGACTCCCGAATCAGTGGCCGAATCAGTAGCCCAGCCGCTCGCCCAGCCAATCAAGATAT
Above is a genomic segment from Halopseudomonas litoralis containing:
- a CDS encoding SdiA-regulated domain-containing protein translates to MKRFLLTAILLLLVTGYSFLHFNNLDVLLWQNWKLNRQPMPEQAFDLGRYRVEIDALPITGLDDDLSALTYNENSNTLFGVVNGNALIVELSLDGRLLRSIRINGVQDMEGLTHVTDNRYVIAEERKRRLLEIEIPDDAVELDVADAPSLTVSMGDQDNKGLEGLSWDGKRQRLMVVKERDPMQVLSITGFVGQPDDASISISSESALPADRLFMNDLSSLTADSRSGHLLLLSDESHMVVEYSAEGKPLSLLGLWRGMSGLSRTVPQAEGLTVDSQRRIYVVSEPNLFYRFTPVNPSAEKPAVPVHSR
- a CDS encoding DUF523 domain-containing protein, translated to MQKILVSSCLLGRPVRYDGSAHGPYSLLQHWQAQGRVVALCPEVSGGLPTPRPPAEIPGGQGAAVLEGLLPVVDVGGRDVSAAFLAGAAAAVELVSRQGIRFAVLKARSPSCGNQETYDGTFTGNRVAGEGVTAAALRRRGVQVFNENELELLASLLTD
- a CDS encoding 2OG-Fe(II) oxygenase, whose protein sequence is MNRMPEFPAAAADRLVCVADSLAVHGWSITESALPDELIGELERNCHSLWASEALQPAAVGRAGEQLVLPEVRGDHIRWLDDCPANAAAAAYIGAMEELRHVLNRTLFLGLDNFETHYALYPPGAGYQRHVDRFKDSPLRTVSVVLYLNSQWQPGDGGELRLHLPDGVMDVPPRAGTLAVFMSASLPHEVLQAQRDRASLVGWFRRRPDNPLMH
- a CDS encoding DUF2059 domain-containing protein, producing the protein MRPFPLSSLWFIFAALLLCSLYAGHVSASPAELYQRSGMAQHQQHFQAALQSAQQRYAGQFPPAVQETLVRNSSQRFEPQGMHDRAQARLALAMEPAAIQQALTFFNSPLGRKIVSAETQASSPASVATMQQGLPTRQLSAERHALIERLGSRLPALELGVEVSMALTGLAAQSANDLLGGLMKIPQQGGTASRDRLREQMRSNLPETLAYIYRDLSDDELTRFAEWAESVGGQAFYRATEQAVRDALNP